The Temnothorax longispinosus isolate EJ_2023e chromosome 4, Tlon_JGU_v1, whole genome shotgun sequence genome has a window encoding:
- the Bbx gene encoding uncharacterized protein Bbx isoform X3, which yields MNAFLIFCKRHRGSVRSGFPHLENRAVTRVLGEWWATLHPDQKRSYTNLAQEYKDAFLNANPDFKWYKLPAPPLRTLNTRPTNKKQESSSGVQSTDSVKTEYESSDCTKSDRRDGQSIQPGKLADESQIGGLSSLFTPQKSEVSEEQTVNGIAEIDSAPPKPPKKRYTESPFQSDQKRDCKTDLFGEKKRKRAESNNNEQHETIIEDDKHTINSFVTTHTQPEENNFRSERTCKGLRYQKFLAEQNIGPSGQQGKRRRIVGSHGHDERPNERRNSISSNVSEKTDSLSSEGGNSSRGDLEHLVESAEGKMEASKPEDTETEGAEDQVDYGPWTARKRFRAEDFNLEKKIEALPSLSLEEFQEKKKQQRTKKKKILQKFNSSANKKHQNNSSSGSQTQRVSTINESYEESEKAHLVGSQKRKARKQSITRNAAAINSTKHSEDQEQNKSWCASPDLEALACLATVAANRTKLTKNNA from the exons ATGAATGCATTTCTGATTTTTTGTAAGAGGCATCGTGGCTCAGTGCGATCTGGCTTTCCGCATTTGGAAAACAGGGCAGTCACCAGAGTCCTGGGTGAATGGTGGGCAACCCTTCATCCTGATCAGAAACGTTCCTACACAAATCTCGCACAGGAA taCAAGGATGCATTTCTAAACGCAAATCCTGACTTCAAGTGGTACAAATTACCAGCACCTCCGCTACGTACTTTAAATACTAGGCCTACCAACAAGAAGCAAGAGTCGAGTAGCGGTGTGCAATCCACAGATAGTGTCAAAACTGAATATGAGTCTTCCGATTGTACAAAATCAGACAGACGGGACGGACAATCGATTCAGCCAGGCAAATTAGCGGACGAATCGCAGATTGGTGGGCTCAGTTCTCTCTTTACTCCTCAAAAGTCAGAGGTGTCTGAGGAACAGACCGTCAATGGTATTGCAGAAATTGATTCTGCCCCACCAAAACCACCCAAAAAGAGGTATACAGAATCACCTTTCCAAAGTGATCAGAAGAGGGACTGCAAGACAGACCTCTTTggcgaaaagaaaagaaaaagagctGAGTCAAACAACAACGAACAGCACGAAACG atcaTAGAAGATGATAAACatacaataaattcttttgtgACAACACATACACAACCAGAAGAGAATAATTTTCGTAGTGAAAGGACATGTAAAGGTTTACGTTACCAAAAATTTCTTGCTGAGCAGAATATCGGGCCTTCGGGTCAACAAGGCAAACGAAGGCGAATAGTTGGAAGTCATGG ACACGATGAACGTCCaaatgaaagaagaaattCCATTTCTTCAAACGTTAGTGAAAAAACAGATTCCTTAAGTAGCGAAGGAGGAAACAGTTCTCGTGGAGATTTAGAACATCTTGTAGAAAG tgcTGAAGGAAAAATGGAAGCTTCCAAACCTGAAGATACAGAAACTGAAGGTGCCGAAGATCAAGTGGATTATGGACCTTGGACAGCACGTAAAAGATTTCGAGCCGA agatTTTAATTTGGAGAAGAAAATCGAGGCATTGCCGTCTTTGAGTCTAGAGGAATTtcaagaaaagaagaaacagcaacgtacgaaaaaaaagaaaattttgcaaaaattcaattctTCAGCTAACAAGAAACATCAAAATAATTCGTCTTCTGGTAGTCAGACTCAAAGAGTTAGTACAATAAATGAGAGTTACGAGGAATCAGAGAAAGCCCATCTTGTTGGAAGCCAGAAACGGAAAGCACGAAAGCAAAGCATCACACGAAATGCTGCGGCAATAAATTCTACCAAACATTCTGAGGATCAAGAACAAAACAAat CTTGGTGCGCATCTCCAGATCTTGAAGCTCTAGCGTGTCTTGCAACGGTTGCCGCCAATAGAACAAAACTTACCAAAAATAACGCTTAA
- the Bbx gene encoding uncharacterized protein Bbx isoform X1, protein MRDEDHEDHDESREAREPAHHARRPMNAFLIFCKRHRGSVRSGFPHLENRAVTRVLGEWWATLHPDQKRSYTNLAQEYKDAFLNANPDFKWYKLPAPPLRTLNTRPTNKKQESSSGVQSTDSVKTEYESSDCTKSDRRDGQSIQPGKLADESQIGGLSSLFTPQKSEVSEEQTVNGIAEIDSAPPKPPKKRYTESPFQSDQKRDCKTDLFGEKKRKRAESNNNEQHETIIEDDKHTINSFVTTHTQPEENNFRSERTCKGLRYQKFLAEQNIGPSGQQGKRRRIVGSHGHDERPNERRNSISSNVSEKTDSLSSEGGNSSRGDLEHLVESAEGKMEASKPEDTETEGAEDQVDYGPWTARKRFRAEDFNLEKKIEALPSLSLEEFQEKKKQQRTKKKKILQKFNSSANKKHQNNSSSGSQTQRVSTINESYEESEKAHLVGSQKRKARKQSITRNAAAINSTKHSEDQEQNKSWCASPDLEALACLATVAANRTKLTKNNA, encoded by the exons ATGCGCGACGAGGATCACGAAGATCACGAC GAATCGCGTGAAGCCAGGGAACCAGCCCATCATGCGAGACGTCCCATGAATGCATTTCTGATTTTTTGTAAGAGGCATCGTGGCTCAGTGCGATCTGGCTTTCCGCATTTGGAAAACAGGGCAGTCACCAGAGTCCTGGGTGAATGGTGGGCAACCCTTCATCCTGATCAGAAACGTTCCTACACAAATCTCGCACAGGAA taCAAGGATGCATTTCTAAACGCAAATCCTGACTTCAAGTGGTACAAATTACCAGCACCTCCGCTACGTACTTTAAATACTAGGCCTACCAACAAGAAGCAAGAGTCGAGTAGCGGTGTGCAATCCACAGATAGTGTCAAAACTGAATATGAGTCTTCCGATTGTACAAAATCAGACAGACGGGACGGACAATCGATTCAGCCAGGCAAATTAGCGGACGAATCGCAGATTGGTGGGCTCAGTTCTCTCTTTACTCCTCAAAAGTCAGAGGTGTCTGAGGAACAGACCGTCAATGGTATTGCAGAAATTGATTCTGCCCCACCAAAACCACCCAAAAAGAGGTATACAGAATCACCTTTCCAAAGTGATCAGAAGAGGGACTGCAAGACAGACCTCTTTggcgaaaagaaaagaaaaagagctGAGTCAAACAACAACGAACAGCACGAAACG atcaTAGAAGATGATAAACatacaataaattcttttgtgACAACACATACACAACCAGAAGAGAATAATTTTCGTAGTGAAAGGACATGTAAAGGTTTACGTTACCAAAAATTTCTTGCTGAGCAGAATATCGGGCCTTCGGGTCAACAAGGCAAACGAAGGCGAATAGTTGGAAGTCATGG ACACGATGAACGTCCaaatgaaagaagaaattCCATTTCTTCAAACGTTAGTGAAAAAACAGATTCCTTAAGTAGCGAAGGAGGAAACAGTTCTCGTGGAGATTTAGAACATCTTGTAGAAAG tgcTGAAGGAAAAATGGAAGCTTCCAAACCTGAAGATACAGAAACTGAAGGTGCCGAAGATCAAGTGGATTATGGACCTTGGACAGCACGTAAAAGATTTCGAGCCGA agatTTTAATTTGGAGAAGAAAATCGAGGCATTGCCGTCTTTGAGTCTAGAGGAATTtcaagaaaagaagaaacagcaacgtacgaaaaaaaagaaaattttgcaaaaattcaattctTCAGCTAACAAGAAACATCAAAATAATTCGTCTTCTGGTAGTCAGACTCAAAGAGTTAGTACAATAAATGAGAGTTACGAGGAATCAGAGAAAGCCCATCTTGTTGGAAGCCAGAAACGGAAAGCACGAAAGCAAAGCATCACACGAAATGCTGCGGCAATAAATTCTACCAAACATTCTGAGGATCAAGAACAAAACAAat CTTGGTGCGCATCTCCAGATCTTGAAGCTCTAGCGTGTCTTGCAACGGTTGCCGCCAATAGAACAAAACTTACCAAAAATAACGCTTAA
- the Yippee gene encoding protein yippee-like 5: MGVIFLEHIGGSRLFSCASCDTNLTNRSQLVSTRFTGATGRAFLFNKVVNLNYSEVQDRVMLTGRHMVRDVSCKNCDAKLGWVYEFATDEQQRYKEGRVILERALVTESDGLTEHNVQQ, translated from the exons ATGGGAGTGATATTCCTCGAGCACATCGGTGGCAGTCGCCTGTTCTCCTGCGCCTCCTGCGACACCAATCTCACCAACAGGTCACAACTCGTGAGCACACGCTTCACGGGTGCCACGGGACGCGCTTTCCTCTTCAACAAAGTCGTCAATTTGAACTATAG CGAGGTTCAAGACAGAGTCATGTTGACGGGTCGTCACATGGTCCGAGATGTCAGCTGTAAAAACTGTGACGCAAAACTTGGGTGGGTGTATGAATTTGCGACAGACGAGCAACAACGATACAAGGAGGGTCGCGTTATCCTGGAACGAGCTCTCGTCACAGAGAGCGACGGATTGACGGAGCACAATGTTCaacaataa
- the Bbx gene encoding uncharacterized protein Bbx isoform X2, translated as MAANEQQRKESREAREPAHHARRPMNAFLIFCKRHRGSVRSGFPHLENRAVTRVLGEWWATLHPDQKRSYTNLAQEYKDAFLNANPDFKWYKLPAPPLRTLNTRPTNKKQESSSGVQSTDSVKTEYESSDCTKSDRRDGQSIQPGKLADESQIGGLSSLFTPQKSEVSEEQTVNGIAEIDSAPPKPPKKRYTESPFQSDQKRDCKTDLFGEKKRKRAESNNNEQHETIIEDDKHTINSFVTTHTQPEENNFRSERTCKGLRYQKFLAEQNIGPSGQQGKRRRIVGSHGHDERPNERRNSISSNVSEKTDSLSSEGGNSSRGDLEHLVESAEGKMEASKPEDTETEGAEDQVDYGPWTARKRFRAEDFNLEKKIEALPSLSLEEFQEKKKQQRTKKKKILQKFNSSANKKHQNNSSSGSQTQRVSTINESYEESEKAHLVGSQKRKARKQSITRNAAAINSTKHSEDQEQNKSWCASPDLEALACLATVAANRTKLTKNNA; from the exons ATGGCTGCCAACGAGCAACAGCGCAAG GAATCGCGTGAAGCCAGGGAACCAGCCCATCATGCGAGACGTCCCATGAATGCATTTCTGATTTTTTGTAAGAGGCATCGTGGCTCAGTGCGATCTGGCTTTCCGCATTTGGAAAACAGGGCAGTCACCAGAGTCCTGGGTGAATGGTGGGCAACCCTTCATCCTGATCAGAAACGTTCCTACACAAATCTCGCACAGGAA taCAAGGATGCATTTCTAAACGCAAATCCTGACTTCAAGTGGTACAAATTACCAGCACCTCCGCTACGTACTTTAAATACTAGGCCTACCAACAAGAAGCAAGAGTCGAGTAGCGGTGTGCAATCCACAGATAGTGTCAAAACTGAATATGAGTCTTCCGATTGTACAAAATCAGACAGACGGGACGGACAATCGATTCAGCCAGGCAAATTAGCGGACGAATCGCAGATTGGTGGGCTCAGTTCTCTCTTTACTCCTCAAAAGTCAGAGGTGTCTGAGGAACAGACCGTCAATGGTATTGCAGAAATTGATTCTGCCCCACCAAAACCACCCAAAAAGAGGTATACAGAATCACCTTTCCAAAGTGATCAGAAGAGGGACTGCAAGACAGACCTCTTTggcgaaaagaaaagaaaaagagctGAGTCAAACAACAACGAACAGCACGAAACG atcaTAGAAGATGATAAACatacaataaattcttttgtgACAACACATACACAACCAGAAGAGAATAATTTTCGTAGTGAAAGGACATGTAAAGGTTTACGTTACCAAAAATTTCTTGCTGAGCAGAATATCGGGCCTTCGGGTCAACAAGGCAAACGAAGGCGAATAGTTGGAAGTCATGG ACACGATGAACGTCCaaatgaaagaagaaattCCATTTCTTCAAACGTTAGTGAAAAAACAGATTCCTTAAGTAGCGAAGGAGGAAACAGTTCTCGTGGAGATTTAGAACATCTTGTAGAAAG tgcTGAAGGAAAAATGGAAGCTTCCAAACCTGAAGATACAGAAACTGAAGGTGCCGAAGATCAAGTGGATTATGGACCTTGGACAGCACGTAAAAGATTTCGAGCCGA agatTTTAATTTGGAGAAGAAAATCGAGGCATTGCCGTCTTTGAGTCTAGAGGAATTtcaagaaaagaagaaacagcaacgtacgaaaaaaaagaaaattttgcaaaaattcaattctTCAGCTAACAAGAAACATCAAAATAATTCGTCTTCTGGTAGTCAGACTCAAAGAGTTAGTACAATAAATGAGAGTTACGAGGAATCAGAGAAAGCCCATCTTGTTGGAAGCCAGAAACGGAAAGCACGAAAGCAAAGCATCACACGAAATGCTGCGGCAATAAATTCTACCAAACATTCTGAGGATCAAGAACAAAACAAat CTTGGTGCGCATCTCCAGATCTTGAAGCTCTAGCGTGTCTTGCAACGGTTGCCGCCAATAGAACAAAACTTACCAAAAATAACGCTTAA
- the Smg gene encoding protein Smaug homolog 1, translated as MKWTTGIPFNEQVCELTRVFSQWNECEQTVVLYALLRIIPAVQARFLSQAIEHSLHSVAELGTKEMNANNPSYINSLSTESTEIAINQLLSHLPLLRPGNVECKNSYLVAIPDIVNHCVSTGQYTEKTQQLLSYTLIHPAITNQDRRLLTQWLKDLEERISNTPPISSFEDYPNTPMRWESPWQRNSKHDQSNLFNTQPGGTFNLHFPTSVNRQRRSNSLTPPVAPPHHLEIVDRTNNTNASRHKPRSFSVSGDHASNIIGLGPLSPQSSCASSGSEGRLDDASNRSLASGMRDVQLWLKTLRLHKYSYLFATMSYEDMMQLTEDQLAEQGVTKGARHKLALSIAKLQQRYNTLLNLEKGLVQPSARDGMQNTSFSQGPSLIINTMEELKTILTTPMKPSQESDPQDIPAQFTKVLGKLCSRLALESVEDGILCAYVNILEKVLQHDCFTPNQKEKVQQWRSRLGNPRPTQKWQHNYGYNNRRYGNPQQHRKPSLNLNHIHSTHTHNQFMIASHRNSISTPYLQNNQNQNMNNMNMSNLRALHTTEKRSSLQETSMQQLQKTLQHVSSAPRDHFVEHSANGVNETTEPEIDIRLQSLCLRMTEQAIGGFGEA; from the exons ATGAAGTGGACAACCGGTATTCCCTTTAACGAACAAGTGTGCGAGCTCACTCGCGTGTTCTCCCAGTGGAACGAATGCGAACAGACTGTTGTTCTTTATGCGCTGCTGCGTATTATACCTGCGGTACAGGCGAGGTTTCTCTCGCAGGCGATCGAACACTCTTTGCACTCTGTGGCAGAATTGGGCACCAAGGAAATGAATGCCAATAATCCAA gCTACATCAACTCGTTGTCAACGGAGTCAACGGAGATCGCGATTAATCAACTCTTGTCACACTTGCCCTTACTAAGACCCGGGAATGTAGAGTGCAAAAATAGCTATCTAGTAGCTATACCGGATATAGTGAACCACTGCGTGAGCACGGGACAATATACAGAAAAGACGCAGCAGCTTTTGAGCTACACTTTGATACATCCAGCCATAACTAATCAAGATAGACGTCTTTTAACTCAATGGCTCAAAGATCTGGAAGAGCGTATTAGCAATACACCACCCATTTCTAGTTTCGAAGATTATCCAAATACTCCAATGAG ATGGGAAAGTCCATGGCAGAGGAATTCCAAACATGATCAGTCAAATCTGTTTAACACGCAACCGGGCGGCAcgtttaatttacattttccCACATCCGTTAACCGTCAACGTCGTTCCAATAGCTTAACACCACCGGTAGCGCCGCCACATCATCTCGAAATTGTCGACCGAACCAATAACACGAACGCTTCCAGGCACAAGCCGCGCAGCTTTAGTGTCTCTGGAGATCACGCCA GCAATATTATTGGTTTGGGTCCACTGAGCCCGCAGAGTTCCTGTGCGAGTAGCGGTAGCGAAGGTCGTTTGGATGACGCTTCGAATCGTTCGCTCGCGAGTGGCATGAGAG aCGTACAATTATGGCTTAAAACATTACGGCTTCATAAATACAGTTATTTGTTCGCTACCATGAGTTATGAGGATATGATGCAATTAACGGAGGATCAATTAGCCGAGCAAGGTGTTACGAAAGGTGCTAGACACAAGCTGGCTCTCTCTATCGCTAAACTGCAACAGCGATACAACACACTTTTAAATCTGGAAAAGGGTCTAGTGCAGCCTAGTGCCCGCGACGGCATGCAAAACACTTCATTCTCACAGGGTCCATCACTAATCATTAATACAATGGAAGAACTTAAGACGATTCTGACCACTCCTATGAAGCCGAGTCAAGAGAGCGATCCACAAGATATCCCTGCGCAGTTTACGAAAGTGCTTGGCAAAC TGTGCAGTAGATTGGCTTTGGAAAGCGTCGAGGACGGTATTTTGTGCGCGTACGTCAACATTTTGGAAAAGGTATTGCAGCACGACTGTTTCACCCCGAATCAGAAGGAGAAAGTGCAGCAGTGGCGTAGTAGACTTGGAAATCCGCGACCGACTCAAAA GTGGCAGCATAACTACGGATATAACAATAGGAGATATGGGAATCCGCAGCAGCACAGGAAGCCAAGTTTGAATTTGAATCACATTCACAGTACCCACACACACAATCAGTTTATGATTGCTTCGCATAGAAATAGTATATCTACACcgtatttgcaaaataatcaGAATCAGAATATGAATAACATGAATATGAGTAATTTGCGTGCGCTACATACGACCGAGAAGAGATCGAGTTTACAAGAGACCAGCATGCAG CAATTACAGAAAACATTGCAACATGTAAGTAGCGCGCCGCGTGATCATTTTGTGGAACATTCTGCCAACGGAGTGAATGAGACGACGGAACCGGAAATTGATATTCGACTGCAGTCTCTCTGCTTGAGAATGACCGAGCAAGCGATCGGTGGGTTCGGCGAGGCCTAA